The stretch of DNA AGCTCAAACGCCAGCGTCGAGGCGCTGCCGGTGCGCGCATGGCGGGCCAGCGGCGGGGGTGCGGCGTCGAACTGCATCATGCTCTTGCCCGCGCTGACGCGCTGATAGCCCCACTGCCGCACATCGCGCAGCGGGCGGGTGCGCACGCCGGTCGCTGCCACCAGCCGCGACACGGCATCGGCGGAAACCGCCCAACTGCCCTGCCAGCTTCCCAGCGAGCCATCGCCATGCGCCAGCGCCAGCAGCGGCGGCACCATCAGTTGCAGGATCGATTCGAGCGCACGCGGCGGCTCGCGGCGGGTGGCGCGATAGCAGGCGGTCAGGCGGACGAGCGCGCTCATCGCCTCCATCTGGCCGAGTGGGCTGCGGCTCATCACGCCGCCATCGTCGCCCAGCAATTCGCCCAAAGCGGCGATCAGCCCGGATTCGCCATAGAGGCGGCGCGGGCGGCCATCGGGCAGCAGCAGCCCGGCGGCGACGATGCCGGTCCAGCCGATCACCTGCGCCAGCAAATCCTCACCCCGGCCCACATTGCGGTCGAGCCAGCGGGCGGTGCCCTCGATGGCCTCCATGATGCGTTCGCGCTGCGCCCGGTCGGGGCCGGAGAGGATCAGCGGGGCATGCACCAGCCAGTTGAGCAGCCGGTTGCCCGCATTGTCCACGCTCCACGCCGGGCCCTTGCCGGGGCGCGAGGGCGCCTTGGGGTTGGCCAGCATCCAGGCGCCCAGAATACGCTCGGCCACCGGAGTGACCTGATCGCGGCCATCGCGATCGACCTGCCCGGCGCGGTCGACCTGACCCGCCGCTTCCAGATCGGCCAGCCAGCCAAAGCCATGCACCGCCTGCTCGACGGGCGGGGCCAGACGCGCCACGCCCGCGAAATCGACCTGCATGATCGGCAGCCTCAGCCCATGCACCAGAAAATGGCCCGAACGCAGCGCCATGCCGGAGGTACGATCGCCCGGCAGCGGATTGGCGACGGCGGCCAGCAGGCGCGGTCGCGCGGGCTTGCGGAAAGGTGCGGCCAGCATGCCGCCCGACACGCCCATGCGATAGGCCATGCGGATCAGCCGTTCACCCGCGCCGACTTTCGGCGGGCCGAAATCGGCCAGTGCCAGCGCGCGGCTGGGCTCGATCAGCCGGGCATCACGCGGGCGGGCGCCATTTTGCCGTTCGTCGCTCTGGCGCTCATCGGCCAGCAGCGCGGTTTCCTCATGCGAGGGTTGGGCGGAGGTCAGGGGAATGGCGCGCGAACGCGCTGTCCCTTCGCGGGAACCCGATGGACTGGCACCTGACGTTCCCTCGACCTCCCACATCGTTTACCCGGCCCTTTTCAGCGCCGCGATGTTCGCGGCATAATGTTCCGGCCCACCCCGGAAACTGGACGTTCCCGCCACCAGCACATCCGCCCCCGCGGATACACACTGGCGAGCGGTTTCCACATCGACACCGCCATCCACCTCAAGGTGAATGGCCTTGCCGGTGGCTTCGATCTTCTTGCGCACCACGTCGATCTTGCGGAGCTGGCTGGAGATGAACTTCTGCCCGCCGAAGCCGGGGTTCACACTCATCAGCAGCACCAGATCGAGATCCTCGATCAGATAGTCCAGCACGTCCACGGGCGTCGCCGGATTGAGCACCAGCCCCGCCTTGCAGCCCAGCGCCTTGATCGCCTGCACCGTGCGGTGGGGATGTGCCCCGGCCTCGGGATGGAAGCTGATCAGATCGGCCCCAGCCTCGGCATAGGCCTCCAGATAGAGGTCCACCGGCGAGATCATCAGATGCACGTCAAAAGGCTTTTGCGTGTGCGGGCGCAGCGCCTTCACCACCATCGGCCCGATGGTGATGTTGGGCACGAAATGCCCGTCCATCACGTCCACATGAATCCAGTCGGCCCCGGCGGCGTCGATCGCGCGGATTTCCTCGCCCAGCCGCGCGAAGTCGGCCGAGAGGATCGAAGGGGCAATCAGGGGCGTGGTCATGATAGGGGCAATGCTCTTGACGGAAACCAAATCACCTTGGCTTACCCCCCGATTCGCACCCACTCAAGCGCTGACCCCGCCATTTTCCACACAGTTGGCTGACGATGATGTTCAACGTGCGGTCACGCCAAGTGAATTAAAGCCGGATGGAATCAGATGGTGACTCGGAAATCACGGCAAACAAAAGAAACTTGGGGTCGCTCGGTTCGATCAGAACCGGAGCAACCCTAGGGGGAACTACTTTGCCACACTGTTGCCAAGAAGTGCTGGCACCACACAGTGCCATCCTGTATTGCCCCCCGGACCAGCCCGGGGGGGATGGCAGGAACGTTCCACCCTGTTGGCTCTGCCGTTTTCGGCGGGGCCGGCACTGCTGATCGACTGGATGCCAGACCAGATGCCTTTTTCGCCGCTTCGCCGCTTTGCCGCCGCCATGGCCTGCGCGCTTGCCCTGCCCGCCGCTCCGGCGCTGGCCGATGGCGCGCCCGCCGGATGCACCGGCCCCGTCAGTCCGCACTGGATCAATGTGGTGGTGGAAAATGTCCGCAACGACCAGGGCCAGATCGCCATCACGCTCTACGCCGATGATTCCAGCAAGTTTCTGGTGAAGCACGGCTCGCTCTATGTGGGGCGCACCAAGGCCGTGGCAGGCACCACCAACACATGCATCTATCTGCCGAAAACCGGGGTCTGGGTGCTGGCGCTCTATCACGACGAGAACGCGAACCAGAAGTTCGACCTCACCAGCTTCAAGATGCCTGCCGAGGGGTATGGGTTTTCAAACAATCCGCCGACGCTGCTGGGGTTGCCGACGTTCAGCTCGGTGCGTCTGAATGTGACGCGCGATGGGCTGACGTCGCATATCAAGATGAAATATCCCTAAGGGATAAAGTAAAGATGCGAGGGGATTATCCCCTCGCGCTCCCATGACGTCTTCCGGCGATAGGGTGGTGGCGCCGAATTGTTGCGCGCCACCTCTCCATCTGCGCGACCTAAAGCGCCGCAGGCAGTTCATGTTTTAAAGCCTGCGGCGCGGCAAACTTGGCGCAAGGCTGAACCCGTGGCGCAACGCAGACATTAAAGGGAGCGCGAGGGTGATGGCCCTCGCATCTTCTCCTTGAACCTTATTTCAAAACCACCACCCCACACCCCGCCGAAGTGAAGGCCTGAGCGGTTTCAGCAAACCGCTGACTGGCTTCCCCGCTGGCCGCCCGCCCGAACAGCGCGTCTTCCCGAGCAAAGAACGAATCCTGAGGTAAAGCGATTCGCTTGCCCCCTCCCCGGCACAGGCGTGCGGCAAGGGCGTCGGCATCCTCGATCTCCCAGATGGACAGCCGCAGAGGCCGGTTGGAGAGATCGGGCCGGTTGAGAATGAGGTCGAGCGCAAAGGCGCCGTCATTGCCGCCCAGAATCGTGTAATCGGCGCCCGAGGCGTTGATGGCGGCGTTCTCGCGGGCGAAGGGCGCGTAGAGGCGATGCGTCAGCGCGCCCTGCGCCACCATCAGCGCCAGCGTGCCAAGGCTGGCCACGGCCAGCGCGGGACGCAGGCGGGTGTGCCATGGCGTCAGCCGCTGCCAGCCGAAACCGGCGAGCAGGGCGGCATTGCCCAGCAGCCCGTGGATGTAGCGATAGCCAAAGCCATAGCCCTGATAGGGCAGGATAATCCCCATCACCACCACCGGCAGCAGCAGCCCGGCCAGCAGTGCCGCCACGCGCCCGTCGCGCAGGGCAAGGCCCGCGCCCAGCACCGTCAGCGGAATCAGCGCGAGGTGGTTCCACAAAGCGAAGCGCAACAGATTGGCGCTCATCATCGGGACGTTGTGTTCGTTCTGCCTGAGCAGGTCGAGCAGGCGCGAGAGGTAGCTGGTGCCGACATCGCTCTCGAAGCTGCCCGGCCCCCAGATCAGGCTGTGAGTTACATGTGGCCAGGCCAGCCAGAACAGGCCGATGGCGCCATAGGCCACCACATAGAGCGCCAGCCGCTTCCACGCCCCGCGTACCAGCAGCAGGGCCAGCCATGGCGCGACGAACATCGGGTGGAACAGCGGCTGGTGCAGCCCGGTGCCGAGGAAGCCCACCGCCAGAGCGGCAAGATCGGCACGGGGGCGGTTCGCCAGAAACAGCCGCAGCCACAGCAGATTGACCGCCAGATGCGCGGGCATGGCAAAGGCGCTCATGCTGGCGAACAGGCTCTGGCCGGAGAGCGGCAGCATCAGCACGGCCACGCTGGCGCCCTCGCGGGTCAGCATGGTGCGGGCGATGCTCCACAGCAGCCAGAGCGAGGCGCCCAGCATCAGCGGCCCGGTGAAGGCCGGGCCACCCAGCCAGCCCGGCGCGATCAGCCCGACCAGCGCGCGCAGCCCGGTGTGGCCGGGCAGATAGGCCGAGATCCACGCCACGGGCTTGCCCACCGGCAGCATGAAGAGGTTGTTGAGCATCGGAAAATCGGCGCGCCACTCGGGCGGCAGCGGCCAGGCGAGATGGCCGTGAGCATAGATCCAGGCGTCGAATGTCGCCATCTGCTCATCGCGGGAAAGGTCGTAATCGAGCAGCAGCCAGTGCCGCCCGGCCACGGCCACACCCACCGCCAGCAGGGTCAGCACGATCACCGCGCGGGGAGAGAAGCCCATGCCACGTGGCCTGAAGCGGGAGCGCGCTGTCATGGCCGTCAGCGTGGAGAGCAGGGCCACGCCGACCGCCATCGCCAGCAGCCAGCGGTCCTGCATCAGCACATAGGCGCCCGCGATGCCCTGCCCGCCGTGGGGGCTGAGCCGGCTGGCCAGCAGGAAGCACAATATCAGCCCGGCCAGCCAGCCGAGGCAGACCCGCCAGACCTGCGCGCGCGATGCTTGGGGCGAGCCCTGCTCGGGCCACCGGTTTTGGGGCATTCTCTCCATCGCGGCCACAGTAGCGCATCGTGCGAAAAAGTGGGCACCGGTTTTTCGCACGATGCGACAGCGAAAAGCCGCATTGTCCGACGTGGGTGGCATGGATTCTGTCGAGTCGATCGCGCATGGCCGTGGCGAATCGATGTTACCGCCGCGTTTACCTTGTGATGTTGCCGAAAACCGGGGTTTTGGGCCCTGTTTTTGGCGCCTCTTCATCATTGCTTAGGCATTTTCCTTCACGCCCGACACAGGGGTCCGGTCAGGACCAGCATGGCATAAGGTTGGTTATGAGCGGCGATCGACAGCAGACAGTGGATGTGGCGATCATCGGCGCGGGCCCGGCAGGGCTGACGGCGGGCTATCTGCTGACCAAGGCCGGCTATATGGTCTCCATCATCGAGAAAGACCCGCGCTATGTCGGCGGCATCAGCCGCACGGTGGAGCATGAGGGGTACCGCTTCGATATCGGCGGGCACCGCTTTTTCTCGAAATCGCAGCAGGTGGTCGATCTGTGGAACGAGATCCTGCCCGACGATTTTATCCAGCGCCCGCGCATGAGCCGCATCTATTACGAGGGCCGCTTCTACTCCTATCCGCTGCGCGCCTTTGAAGCGTTGCGCAATCTGGGCCTGTGGCGCTCCACGCTGTGCATGGCCAGTTTCGCGCTGGCGAAAGCTTTCCCGCGCAAGGATGTCCGCAGCTTCGAGGACTGGACGATCAACCAGTTCGGCCAGAAGCTCTATTCCATCTTCTTCAAGACCTACACCGAGAAGGTCTGGGGCATGCCCTGCGACACGATGAGCGCCGATTGGGCCGCCCAGCGCATCAAGGGTCTCAGCCTTGGCAAGGCGGTGCTGGACGGCTTCAAGCGCTCGCTGGGTCTGAACAAAAAGCCCAATGACGGCATGGCCACCAAGACGCTGCTGGAAAGCTTCCGCTATCCGCGCCTTGGTCCCGGCATGATGTGGGAAGAGGCCGCGCGCAAGATTGCTGCCACGGGTCTGGGCCGCATCCTGATGGGGCATGGACTCAAGCAATTGTCGCAGGACGCCGATGGCCTGTGGCACCTCACCGCCAGCCATGATTCCGGCGAGAGCGTGATTGCCGCGCGGCACATCATCTCCAGCGCGCCGATGCGCGAGCTGGCCGGGCGCATCCACCCCCTGCCCGTCAGCCTGCCTGATGCCATGGAGCTGAAATACCGCGACTTCCTGACCGTGGCCCTGAAAATCCGCAGCGAGGATCTGTTCCCCGACAACTGGATCTACATCCACGATTCCAAGGTGCAGGTGGGCCGCATCCAGAACTTCCGCAGCTGGTCGCCCGAAATGGTGCCCGATGAATCCGTCGCCTGCGTGGGGCTGGAGTATTTCTGCTTTGAGGGTGACGGCCTGTGGTCGATGGCCGACGAGGATCTCGTCGCGCTAGCCACGCGCGAAATGCAAATCCTCGGGCTGGTGAACCCCGATCAGGTGATCGGCGGCGCGGTGGTGCGTCAGGAAAAGGCCTATCCGGTCTATGACGAAACCTATGCCGCCCATGTCGCCGCGATGCGCGAGGATCTGGAGGCGCGCTTCCCCACGCTGCATCTGGTGGGGCGCAACGGCATGCACCGCTACAACAATCAGGACCATGCCATGATGACCGCCATGCTGAGCGTGGAGAACATCAAGGCGGGCCAGCGCGTGTATGACATCTGGTGCGTCAATGAGGACGCCGAATATCACGAGGCCGGGGACGAAGGCGCCGAAAAGCGCCTTCCTGACACCCGCCCCGTCACGCCCGATCAGGCTGCCGCGCTGGCATCGCTGCGCGCTGTGCCGACCCGCGTTTCGGGCACGCCCGGCAAGCGTGCAGCCTGACCGCAGACCGATGCGGGTCCTGCTGAGCCACGCTTTCCCGCGCTATCTGGGCGCCAGCCTTGCCGCGCTGGCGGTCGATATGGGCTGCTATCTGCTGCTGTTGCGGCTGGGTATGGCGGCCACGCCTGCCGCCGCGCTGGCCTATGCGCTGGGCATCGGCGCGCATTGGCTCCTGTCGAGCCGTGCGGTTTTCGCGCAGCATCTGGCACAGGCCGGGCGCGACCGGCTGAGGCAACAGGCGCTGTTCGTCGCCTCGGCGTTGCTGGGGCTGGCGGTGACGGTGCTGGTGGTCAGTGCGGGGTCCCATGTTGGCCTCGATGCGCGGCTGGCCAAGCTGGCGGCGGTGGCGGCTTCCTTCATCGCGACCTATGTGCTGCGCAACCGTCTGGTCTTCGCGCCGCGTCTGGCGGAGTGAGGGTGATGTCCTTGCATCGCGATTCAGGCTTTCTCAAGCGGCTGATCCCGGCCTTTGCGCTGGTGGTGTTTCTGCTGCTGCTGACCAGCGCCCGCTCCATCGTCGAGCATCGCTTTCCCGACCCCGACGACGCGCTGCGCCTGCAGCAAGTGCGCGACTGGCTGGGCGGACAGGGCTGGTTCGACCTGACCCAGCACCGGCTCGATCCGCTGCATGGCGGCGTGCCGATGCATTGGTCGCGGCTGGTCGATCTGCCGCTGGCCGGGGTGATGCTGGCGCTGCGCCCCCTGCTGGGCATGGCCGGAGCCGAAATGGCGGCGCGGATTCTGGTGCCGCTGCTGACTCTGGGCGTGATCATGACGCTGCTGGCGCGTATCGCCTGGCTGCGGCTGGGCGCGCGCTCTGTCACCATGACCTGCCTGATGCTGATGATGAGCGCGCCTTTCGTGAC from Novosphingobium sp. encodes:
- the rpe gene encoding ribulose-phosphate 3-epimerase; this translates as MTTPLIAPSILSADFARLGEEIRAIDAAGADWIHVDVMDGHFVPNITIGPMVVKALRPHTQKPFDVHLMISPVDLYLEAYAEAGADLISFHPEAGAHPHRTVQAIKALGCKAGLVLNPATPVDVLDYLIEDLDLVLLMSVNPGFGGQKFISSQLRKIDVVRKKIEATGKAIHLEVDGGVDVETARQCVSAGADVLVAGTSSFRGGPEHYAANIAALKRAG
- a CDS encoding GtrA family protein, whose translation is MRVLLSHAFPRYLGASLAALAVDMGCYLLLLRLGMAATPAAALAYALGIGAHWLLSSRAVFAQHLAQAGRDRLRQQALFVASALLGLAVTVLVVSAGSHVGLDARLAKLAAVAASFIATYVLRNRLVFAPRLAE
- a CDS encoding DUF2141 domain-containing protein is translated as MALPFSAGPALLIDWMPDQMPFSPLRRFAAAMACALALPAAPALADGAPAGCTGPVSPHWINVVVENVRNDQGQIAITLYADDSSKFLVKHGSLYVGRTKAVAGTTNTCIYLPKTGVWVLALYHDENANQKFDLTSFKMPAEGYGFSNNPPTLLGLPTFSSVRLNVTRDGLTSHIKMKYP
- a CDS encoding NAD(P)/FAD-dependent oxidoreductase — translated: MSGDRQQTVDVAIIGAGPAGLTAGYLLTKAGYMVSIIEKDPRYVGGISRTVEHEGYRFDIGGHRFFSKSQQVVDLWNEILPDDFIQRPRMSRIYYEGRFYSYPLRAFEALRNLGLWRSTLCMASFALAKAFPRKDVRSFEDWTINQFGQKLYSIFFKTYTEKVWGMPCDTMSADWAAQRIKGLSLGKAVLDGFKRSLGLNKKPNDGMATKTLLESFRYPRLGPGMMWEEAARKIAATGLGRILMGHGLKQLSQDADGLWHLTASHDSGESVIAARHIISSAPMRELAGRIHPLPVSLPDAMELKYRDFLTVALKIRSEDLFPDNWIYIHDSKVQVGRIQNFRSWSPEMVPDESVACVGLEYFCFEGDGLWSMADEDLVALATREMQILGLVNPDQVIGGAVVRQEKAYPVYDETYAAHVAAMREDLEARFPTLHLVGRNGMHRYNNQDHAMMTAMLSVENIKAGQRVYDIWCVNEDAEYHEAGDEGAEKRLPDTRPVTPDQAAALASLRAVPTRVSGTPGKRAA
- a CDS encoding heparinase II/III family protein produces the protein MWEVEGTSGASPSGSREGTARSRAIPLTSAQPSHEETALLADERQSDERQNGARPRDARLIEPSRALALADFGPPKVGAGERLIRMAYRMGVSGGMLAAPFRKPARPRLLAAVANPLPGDRTSGMALRSGHFLVHGLRLPIMQVDFAGVARLAPPVEQAVHGFGWLADLEAAGQVDRAGQVDRDGRDQVTPVAERILGAWMLANPKAPSRPGKGPAWSVDNAGNRLLNWLVHAPLILSGPDRAQRERIMEAIEGTARWLDRNVGRGEDLLAQVIGWTGIVAAGLLLPDGRPRRLYGESGLIAALGELLGDDGGVMSRSPLGQMEAMSALVRLTACYRATRREPPRALESILQLMVPPLLALAHGDGSLGSWQGSWAVSADAVSRLVAATGVRTRPLRDVRQWGYQRVSAGKSMMQFDAAPPPLARHARTGSASTLAFELSHAGQRIIVNCGGAAAAGGLMPVRLEQGLRATAAHSTLVLDDANSTAVLINGALGNGVGEVEVDRRTLEGEGTAGSWGATRLEASHDGYSTRYGLIHRRILILRDDGTELRGEDLLVPQGRKGKRGMVGYAIRFHLGPGIDVGLSQDKQGVGLALPDGSYWQFRVGSGEIGIEESIWCDGQGRPVPVQQIVIQGMVSRGGGNFAWLLKKMG